From Mycobacterium colombiense CECT 3035:
CGCCCGGAAGATCATGAAGGGCGCCGGGCGTCCGGCCGCCACGTCGCTGCCGCAGACCACGCCGTCCACCACCGAGTCGCCTTCCCAGCCCAAGGCGGAAACCAGCGACTCGACAATGTCGCGATCGAACCCGGTGGTGAGCGCCACCCGGATGCCGGCGGAACGCAGTGCCGCGATCGCGTCGGTGACTCCGGCCAGGGGGCGCGGCGGAGAGCTGGCGTAGGCGGCCGCCAGCCGGGACCGGAAATCGGCGACGACCGTGTCCAGCAGGTCCGCGCTCGGGGGCTCACCACTGGGCGCGGTGAGCAGCGCACGCAGCGCCTCGTGCTTGGCCGCCCCGTGCCAGCGGGCGATGTCCGCCCGTGACGGTGCTGCGCCATGGGCGGTCACCGTTTCGGCCAGAACCCGGTAGACCTGCTGACCCTCGTCGATGGTGGTGCCGGCAATGTCCAATACCGCCAGCTCGAGCCCGGCGGTCATCGTGCGTCAACCTCCGCCCCGGGCTTGGCATTTCGGGTGAGGGCGCAGCGCGCGTCCAGCGTGTTCTCGAGCGTGAAGCTGACCATGGCCGGCAGGTACCGGTCGTCGTGGTATTCGATGATCTCGCCGCCGGCCCCACGGGTGATCCGCTGCTGCCTCAGCAGCGGATCACCTTGCGCCACAGCGAGATGCGCGGAGTCGACGGGGTCGGCAGCGATCGCGTCGATGACGTGCGAAGCGGTCGAGAACCGCACCCCTTGTGACAACAGGTAAGCCCACAACGACCCGGAGTCGCAATCGAAGTCGAACAACCGGCGACCGACATCCTCGACGAAGGTCGCGCGTTCCAGCATCGCGGGCTCACCGTCGAGGTAGCGCAACCGCAACATTTGCACGACCGGCGCGCCCTCGTCGATCTGGAGTGCCGACGCCGCGTGTTGATCCGCTCGCCGCAAAGCCAATTCGAGCGTGCGCTGCCCGGGCGCGCGTCCGATCGAGTGCGCCCAGGCGGAGTAGGACAGCAGCGTGTCGAACGGCTGACCGATCGAAGTCGTGCGGACGACCGGCCGTCTCCCACGACCGCCGGTGATGACACCTTCGGCGCGTAATGCGGCCAGCGCCTGGCGCACCGGCCCGCGTGACGCCTTCCACCGGTCGCAGAGCTGCGATTCGGACGGCAGCTCGGAACCCACGGGCAACTCGCCCGCCCTGATCTGCTCCCGCAAGCTGTCGGCGATCATTTCGTGCAACGCCATTGCCATGCACTTGACTATACATGTTTGCGCCGCGCCTCCCGACCGTGTGGTCCGGCAAACTCCCTGTGGTTAACAAATATTGAACTTCGTCGTAAAGTCCAGTACTCCGTTGACTTGACTCCGGTGCGTGTTGGACCGTACTTATCATGACAAGTTCGGAGAGCCGGCGCGAGGCAGAGCCCGCACAAGTCGGCGTCGCCAGATCGATCGATGACGCACAGCTCGACATCTTCCACTTCAAGGCGGCGGCGACCGCGGGCGCCGGATTCTTCACGGACTCCTACGATCTCAACGTCATCGGCACGATTACCCTGCTGGCCACGCCGCAGTTCCATCTCACCGGCGGACAGATATCGATGCTGACGAGCTCGACACTGCTGGCAGTCGCGGTGGGCGCCTTCGCCTTCGGGCGCCTCGGCGACATGCTCGGCCGGCGGCGGGTCTACGGTTTCGAAGCGGTCTTGATGATCGTCGGTGCGCTGCTCTCCGCATTCGCGCCGAACTTCACCACCCTGCTCATCGCCAGGCTGATACTCGGAATAGGCATCGGGGGCGACTATCCCGCCAGCGGAGTCATCATGACCGAATACGCCAACCGGCGAAACCGCGGTCAGCTGGTCGGCCTCACGTTCATCTTCTACGTGTTCGGTCAGGTCGTCGCCTATCTCGTCAGCCTGCTCGTGCTGGCCATCGGCGTTCCCGACCACCTCGCCTGGCGGGTGATCGTCGCGATCGGCGTCATCCCCTCGGCGCTGGTGCTGTATCAGCGCCGCCACATGCCCGAGTCACCGCGCTGGACGGCCGAACGCGGCGACGAGCAGCAGGCGCTGAAAGACTTTGCGGCATTTGCTCAATCGGGCGCGACGTTCACCGCGCCCACCATTGGCGCGACTCCTGCCGCCAAGATCGGGCTGTCCAACCGGAAAGTCCTCACCGTCCTGTTGGGCACCGCCGGGAGCTGGTTCTTCTTCAATGTCGCCGTCTACGGCAGCTACGTCAGTCAACCGTTGCTCATCAAGCACATCGCTCCCCACGGCAGCGTGGTGTCCAACATCGCCCTCAACGCCGTGCTGGTCATTTGTTTCGGCCTCGGTGGCGCGATCGCCGGGCTGCTGGTGCTCGACCGGATGCCCCGACGCGTGTTGCAGGCGCTCGGTTTCGGTATCTGCGCGACGGCGATGCTGTTGATAACGGCTTTCCCCGTCATCAGCGCCTCGGTGGTGCCGTTCGCGATCGTGTTCGGGATCTCGTTGTTCGGCGTGGCATTCGGGCCCAACTACACGACCATGCTCCTCGCGGCCGAGTCGTACCCCACGGCCGTTCGCAGTACCTTTCACGGGCTTTCGTCCGCCATTGCGAAAGTCGGCGCCTTCCTGGGTGCGCTGTTCGTGCCGCTCCTGCTCAGCGGGGCCGGGTTACGAGCGGTGACGTTGTTGGGCTTCTGCTGCTACGCCGCGGGAATCGCGACGACCGCCCTGGTACGCGAGCCCGTCGGACTGGCGCTCGACGACGTCAGCGACGACCTTCGCCTCAAACCCGCGAGCGCGAAGACCGAAACCCCTGCGCCTGCAGAGCTTTCGGTGTGACGAGCTAGCGTGTCAGCCCTTGGTCAGGGTGAACTGCGCGACGTCGGTGTAGCCCTCACGGAACAGGTCCGCGCATCCGGTCAGGTACCGCATGTACCGGTCGTAGACCTCTTCGGACTGAATCGCGATGGCCTCGTCCCGGCGCGCCTCGAGCGCGGCCGACCAGGTGTCCAGGGTGCGGGCGTAGTGCAGGCGCAGCGGCTGAATCAGCTTCACACCGAAGCCGGCACGCTCGGCGTGCTCGACGACGCCCTTGGCCTGCGGCAGGTCTCCGCCCGGGAAAATCTCGTCCATGATGAATTTCATGAAGCGCAGCTTGGTCATGGTGATGGGCAGCCCGCGCTCCGCGAATTCCTCGTCGCTGGGCTTGATGATGGTGTGCAGCATCATGACGCCGTCGTCCGGTAGCGCCTCGTAGGTCTTCTTGAAGAATTCGTCGTACCGGTCGCGCCCGAAGTGCTCGAAGGCGCCGATCGACACGATCCGGTCGACCTTCTCGTCGAACTGCTCCCAGCCCTGCAGCAGCACCCGCTTGGACCGCTGCGAAGGATGGCTGTCCAGGCGGCGCTGCACGTGCGCCTGCTGATTGCGACTGAGCGTGAGGCCCACGACGTTGACGTCGTAGTTCTCCAGGCCGCGGACGATTGTGGTGCCCCACCCGCACCCGATGTCGAGCAACGTCATGCCCGGCTGCAGCCCGAGCTTGCCCAGCGAGAGGTCGACCTTGGCGAACTGCGCATCTTCCAGCGTCATATCGTCGCGCTCGAAGTAGGCGCAGCTGTAGGTGCGCGTCGGGTCTAGGAAGAGCGCGAAGAATTCGTCGGACAGGTCGTAGTGCGCTTGTACGTCCTCGAAATGCGGTTCCAAGCTGACGGCATCGCCGGGGTTTTCGGACAAGGCACAACCTCTGACTGACTATTGGTTTAGCGGGTGGGATCGAAGCTGATCCGCGGACTGACGGCCCCAGTGTATCCGCCCGGATACCCGCGGCCTCCCGGTGAGTTGCTGTTCAGGGCCACGGCGCCGACGGCCCAGGGGCCGGCAGCGCCCGGTGTCCAGATGGCTTACGCGTGCGTCAAATTGGTGATTTTATTGCGGCGCAGAGCAACTCGGACAAAGACCGCGAGCCGGGAGCGAAACCGGTTGACGGATCCAGCGTCGGGTTGTTACCTCAGCGGGTAAACCGGGTAAGCCCGGGCTGACCGGGATCCAGAGAGGCGGCGCTCTCCGATGGCAGACATCACCAGGTTGATCCTGGCCGACCATGAGTGGTTCCGCGAACAGTTCGCCCGCCTGGACGACCTGCAGGCCCACCGCCCCGACGACCGGGCCGCGCTCGAGCGAGTATGGGGTCCGCTGGCCGACAAGCTCGACGTGCACGCCTACATCGAAGAAAAGATCTTTTACCCCCAGTTGCTGAAACGCGGGGGTGACGACGCCGAGGGCGAGACCCTCGACGCGATCGGCGACCACAACGACATTCGCGATGGCGTCCGCGACGCCAACGCCGCCGCGCCGGGCAGCGAACAGTGGTGGGCCGCCGTCGGCCGCACCCGGGAGGCCAACGACGATCACATGGGCGAGGAGGAACGCGAAGGGCTGTCGGACTTTCGCCGCAACGCCCCCATCGGCCTTCGCGAGGCCCTCGGGCGTCAGTACAGCGAGTTCATGGCCGAGCACCCGACCACCGAGGGGCTGCCGATCACCGATCGTGACCCCCAGGGCTACGTCGAGCAGTTCGAGGACTCGCCGCCGCCCAAAGCCGCCGACTTCTCGCTGCGCATCGGGAGCTTGAAAGGCCAATGAACCACGCCGCGAAACGAGCCGACGTGACGCGAATAACCGATATCGGCTCCGCGGGCGGCGCAGTGTCCTCGACGGTGGGTTCGGCGGCGCACGCCTAGCTGGCGTTTTCCGGACCCACACGCGTTCGCCCGCGGCCCGGCCGGGTCGTCGCGGCGGTCTCCGGGTGACCCGGAGACCGGTGTGATTACCCCACCCCGCTGGTTCGTCCCGGGATTGTTTCGGGTAAGCCATCATTCGATGGGTAATCGACGCCGCCGGAGGAAATGGGCACGTAAAGAAATCAGGGTCGCCGATCCGGCGATGCGGCAGACCATCATGGGCACCGCCATCGGCAACTTCATGGAGTGGTACGACTTCGGGGTCTACGGCTATATCGCCACCACGATCGCCCAGGTGTTCTACCCCGGCAAAAGCGTCAGCGGCGTCCACCTCATCGCGACGTTCGGCACGCTGGCGGCGGCGTTCGTGGTGCGCCCGCTCGGCGGATTCATCTTCGGGCCGCTCGGCGACCGCATCGGGCGTCACCGGGTGCTGGTGGTCACCATCCTGATGATGACGGTGAGCACGACCATGACCGGCCTGCTGCCCACCTACAGCGCCATCGGCATCTGGGCGCCGATCCTGCTCGTCATCGCACGGATCTTTCAGGGCCTGTCGACCGGCGGCGAGTACGTCGGAGCGATGACCTATCTGGTCGAGCAGGCGCCCGACCACAAACGCGGCATGATGGTCGGCTTCCTGCCGATGGGAAACCTGGTCGGATTCGTGCTCGCCGGGTTGCTGGTGACCGGCCTGCAGACCTGGCTGCCGGACGAGGACATGCTGACGTACGGCTGGCGGATTCCGCTGTTGCTCGGCCTGCCCTTCGGCCTGGTCGCCCTCTACCTGCGGCTACGGCTCAAGGAGTCCTCCGCTTACCAGAGCGCGAACGAAGGCGCGTCCGCGTCCGGCGGCCAAGGTCGGCAGCAGATTCTGCGCACCGTCGCGTCCCAATGGCGGCCGATGCTGATCTGCGCGGCGCTGGTGCTCACCTCCCAGGTCGCCGACTTCATGCTCACCGGCTACCTGCCGACCTATCTCAGGCTCTTCGTCCGGGTCGGGCACACCGCCGGGCTGGTCATGATCGTGTCGACCTTGGCGATCCTGATGGTCACCGTGGTGCTCGTGGCCGCCCTGTCCGATCGGATCGGCGTCAAACCCATCATGTGGACGGGCTGCGGGCTGCTGATCGGGGCCTCCATTCCCGCCTTCCTGCTCATCCGCTTCGGTGGCGTGTACCCGCTGATCTTCATCGGGGTGCTGCTGATCGGCCTGATGGAACTGTGCTTCGACAGCACCGGCCCGGCCATGCTGCCGGCCTTGTTTCCCACGAACATGCGCTATGGGGCGCTGGCGATCTCCTACAACATCTCGATTTCCCTCGTCGGCGGCATCACACCGCTGATCGCCCAGGCGCTGGTGTCGGGCACCGGCAACGTGATGGTGCCGGCCTACATGCTGATCTTCGGCGGCGTGGTGGGGACGATCACGTTGCTGTTCACCCCGGAAGTCGCCGGCAAGCCGTTGCCCGGCTCCGGGCCCGCCGTCGAAACCGAGCGGGAGGCTCGGGCGCTCGCCGAGGACGTCCGCTAGCGGGGCTCCTGCCGCCCCGCGCGGTCAGCGGTTGATTATCGCGGCAGCGGGATATTCCGTTGAGGATGAGGACCGGTTTCCACCACCAGCTGGACACGCTCACCGACCAGCTCGCCGACATGTGCGCGATGGCCGCCGAGGCGATTTCACAGGCGAGCGAAGCGCTGCTGGAAACCGACTTGACGACGGCCGAGTCCGTCATCGCCCGGCACGGCAGCATCGTGGCCCTCGACGCGCACGTCGAGGAGACGGCATTCGCGCTGTTGGCGCTGCAGGCGCCGGTGGCCACGGACTTGCGCGCGGTCGTCAGCGCGCTCCGGATCGCCGCGGATGCGCGACGGATGGTCGAGCTGGCCGTACACATCGCGGAGATCGCCCGCCGCCGTCACCCCTATCCGGCCGTTGCCGCCGAGGTGCGGCCCTACGTCGCCGCGATGGGCGAGGCCGCCGAGGCGCTGGCACAAGGGGCGCGACAGGTGCTGGTCTCCCAGGATCCGCGCGGGGCGGCCCAGATCCGCCACGACGACGACGCGATGGACGAGCTGCACCACCGGCTGCTGGCGACGCTGATGGATCCCGCGTGGACCCAGGGGGTCGCCTCCGCGGTGGACGCCACCCTGTTGGGCCGCTTCTACGAACGCTTCGCCGACCACGCGGTGCAGATCGCGCGGCGGGTCATCTTCCAGGCCACCGGGCGCTAATTACCGCGGGAAAGCGATTGCCGCGCAGAAGGTTTGACGAACAAAGCCCGTCGGTACCCAAACGGACGCGCGCGCAAGGGGTCTGACCCGTCGCGGGTCGAAACGCTGATTCGGGATTAGCAATCGCTCTGTGCGGCTAATACGAAAGAGGCATGTGCTGGACGGACGGCACAGCGGAGGGAATGGGAACGGCTATGGAACCGATATCACCGACGGACGCGTTGTTCCTGATCGGCGAGTCCCGCGAGCATCCGATGCACGTGGGTTCGCTACAGCTCTTCGAGCCGCCCGAGGACGCCGGTCCCCACTTCGTGCGCGAGGCGTATCACGCGATGCTCGAGTGCACGGACGTCCAGCCGTCCTTCCGTAAGCACCCGGCCTTCTTCGGCGGCCTCACCAATGTCGCGTGGTCCTTCGACAAGGAAGTCGAGCTCGACTATCACCTGCGCCGGTCGGCGCTTCCCGAGCCCGGACGCGTCCGCGACCTGCTCGAGTTGGCGTCCCGCCTGCACGGCAGCCTGCTCGATCGGCACCGTCCGCTGTGGGAGGCGCACCTCGTCGAAGGGCT
This genomic window contains:
- a CDS encoding GntR family transcriptional regulator, yielding MAMALHEMIADSLREQIRAGELPVGSELPSESQLCDRWKASRGPVRQALAALRAEGVITGGRGRRPVVRTTSIGQPFDTLLSYSAWAHSIGRAPGQRTLELALRRADQHAASALQIDEGAPVVQMLRLRYLDGEPAMLERATFVEDVGRRLFDFDCDSGSLWAYLLSQGVRFSTASHVIDAIAADPVDSAHLAVAQGDPLLRQQRITRGAGGEIIEYHDDRYLPAMVSFTLENTLDARCALTRNAKPGAEVDAR
- a CDS encoding MFS transporter, producing MTSSESRREAEPAQVGVARSIDDAQLDIFHFKAAATAGAGFFTDSYDLNVIGTITLLATPQFHLTGGQISMLTSSTLLAVAVGAFAFGRLGDMLGRRRVYGFEAVLMIVGALLSAFAPNFTTLLIARLILGIGIGGDYPASGVIMTEYANRRNRGQLVGLTFIFYVFGQVVAYLVSLLVLAIGVPDHLAWRVIVAIGVIPSALVLYQRRHMPESPRWTAERGDEQQALKDFAAFAQSGATFTAPTIGATPAAKIGLSNRKVLTVLLGTAGSWFFFNVAVYGSYVSQPLLIKHIAPHGSVVSNIALNAVLVICFGLGGAIAGLLVLDRMPRRVLQALGFGICATAMLLITAFPVISASVVPFAIVFGISLFGVAFGPNYTTMLLAAESYPTAVRSTFHGLSSAIAKVGAFLGALFVPLLLSGAGLRAVTLLGFCCYAAGIATTALVREPVGLALDDVSDDLRLKPASAKTETPAPAELSV
- a CDS encoding MFS transporter, encoding MRQTIMGTAIGNFMEWYDFGVYGYIATTIAQVFYPGKSVSGVHLIATFGTLAAAFVVRPLGGFIFGPLGDRIGRHRVLVVTILMMTVSTTMTGLLPTYSAIGIWAPILLVIARIFQGLSTGGEYVGAMTYLVEQAPDHKRGMMVGFLPMGNLVGFVLAGLLVTGLQTWLPDEDMLTYGWRIPLLLGLPFGLVALYLRLRLKESSAYQSANEGASASGGQGRQQILRTVASQWRPMLICAALVLTSQVADFMLTGYLPTYLRLFVRVGHTAGLVMIVSTLAILMVTVVLVAALSDRIGVKPIMWTGCGLLIGASIPAFLLIRFGGVYPLIFIGVLLIGLMELCFDSTGPAMLPALFPTNMRYGALAISYNISISLVGGITPLIAQALVSGTGNVMVPAYMLIFGGVVGTITLLFTPEVAGKPLPGSGPAVETEREARALAEDVR
- the phoU gene encoding phosphate signaling complex protein PhoU — its product is MRTGFHHQLDTLTDQLADMCAMAAEAISQASEALLETDLTTAESVIARHGSIVALDAHVEETAFALLALQAPVATDLRAVVSALRIAADARRMVELAVHIAEIARRRHPYPAVAAEVRPYVAAMGEAAEALAQGARQVLVSQDPRGAAQIRHDDDAMDELHHRLLATLMDPAWTQGVASAVDATLLGRFYERFADHAVQIARRVIFQATGR
- a CDS encoding hemerythrin domain-containing protein, with translation MADITRLILADHEWFREQFARLDDLQAHRPDDRAALERVWGPLADKLDVHAYIEEKIFYPQLLKRGGDDAEGETLDAIGDHNDIRDGVRDANAAAPGSEQWWAAVGRTREANDDHMGEEEREGLSDFRRNAPIGLREALGRQYSEFMAEHPTTEGLPITDRDPQGYVEQFEDSPPPKAADFSLRIGSLKGQ
- a CDS encoding phosphonatase-like hydrolase, which produces MTAGLELAVLDIAGTTIDEGQQVYRVLAETVTAHGAAPSRADIARWHGAAKHEALRALLTAPSGEPPSADLLDTVVADFRSRLAAAYASSPPRPLAGVTDAIAALRSAGIRVALTTGFDRDIVESLVSALGWEGDSVVDGVVCGSDVAAGRPAPFMIFRAMENLGVAGVDRVLVAGDTPRDLQAGTNSGAAFVVGVLSGAGDAAELGKHRHTHLVGSVAELPTLLGLRNAVARPA
- a CDS encoding cyclopropane mycolic acid synthase family methyltransferase, yielding MSENPGDAVSLEPHFEDVQAHYDLSDEFFALFLDPTRTYSCAYFERDDMTLEDAQFAKVDLSLGKLGLQPGMTLLDIGCGWGTTIVRGLENYDVNVVGLTLSRNQQAHVQRRLDSHPSQRSKRVLLQGWEQFDEKVDRIVSIGAFEHFGRDRYDEFFKKTYEALPDDGVMMLHTIIKPSDEEFAERGLPITMTKLRFMKFIMDEIFPGGDLPQAKGVVEHAERAGFGVKLIQPLRLHYARTLDTWSAALEARRDEAIAIQSEEVYDRYMRYLTGCADLFREGYTDVAQFTLTKG